From a region of the Branchiostoma floridae strain S238N-H82 chromosome 13, Bfl_VNyyK, whole genome shotgun sequence genome:
- the LOC118429375 gene encoding galactosylceramide sulfotransferase-like codes for MNYYHLPELLKIKSKNPVQTFLQDPWKYKDLSEAYFDFCKVTWDGTRNFLSFDLGYPTEGAEDKERARRYISELEADFTLVLLLEHLDESLVLLRRLMCWELRDVLYDVEGKNNRTYPYKSYIPTAEELANLRRWKAVDYLVYDTFNASLWRKIAAQGPYFYEELHYFREVRKSVSKFCHTLKRHQQPLIIKASKWSPQFAVNSMYCRGLQTRDIPLGEYIRKRASVKNKKEWRSLEVRENMHRIIQGLPAVKYKYEAEAKKET; via the exons ATGAACTACTACCATCTTCCCGAGCTACTGAAGATCAAGTCTAAGAACCCTGTCCAGACGTTTCTGCAGGACCCGTGGAAGTACAAGGACCTGTCTGAGGCTTACTTTGACTTCTGTAAAGTAACCTGGGACGGCACCAGGAACTTCCTGTCATTTGATTTGGGGTACCCTACAGAGGGAGCAGAGGATAAG GAACGAGCTCGTAGGTACATCAGCGAACTAGAAGCGGACTTCACGCTGGTCTTGCTGCTGGAACACCTGGACGAGTCTCTGGTTCTCCTCAGACGTCTGATGTGCTGGGAGTTGCGAGACGTTCTGTACGACGTCGAGGGAAAAAACAATCGGACTTACCCGTACAAATCTTACATCCCCACCGCCGAGGAACTCGCCAACCTCCGCCGGTGGAAGGCCGTGGATTACCTAGTGTATGACACGTTCAACGCCTCCTTGTGGAGGAAGATTGCAGCACAG GGTCCATATTTTTACGAGGAGCTCCACTACTTTCGAGAAGTGAGGAAGAGTGTAAGCAAGTTCTGCCACACGCTGAAACGTCATCAACAGCCTCTCATCATAAAGGCGTCCAAGTGGAGTCCACAGTTTGCTGTAAATTCCATGTACTGCAGAGGTCTACAAACCAGA GATATTCCACTTGGCGAGTATATCAGAAAACGTGCATCGGTAAAAAACAAGAAGGAGTGGAGATCCCTGGAAGTTCGCGAAAACATGCATCGTATTATCCAAGGTCTACCTGCTGTAAAATACAAATACGAGGCTGAGGcaaaaaaggaaacataa
- the LOC118429328 gene encoding galactose-3-O-sulfotransferase 2-like — MSTRALFTVMLVIIINGTAIYYYSQISRNVEQTSEESSVQYEQQDQTHIKDNKRKETRTSSKSCHPRRKFVFIKTHKTGSCTAVNIFQRYAISHHLSVLMPSGGHLLAWPFPPAEEDYVHTPDEQYDVLLNHMRYNKTWLRNKFSADTAYICKERYIVDFKQSK; from the exons ATGAGCACTAGGGCACTTTTCACTGTGATgttagtcatcatcatcaatggaACTGCCATTTATTACTATTCCCAG ATATCACGGAACGTTGAACAGACATCTGAAGAATCATCTGTACAATATGAACAACA ggatcaaactcacattaaagacaacaaaagaaaagaaacaagaacaTCATCAAAAAGCTGTCATCCAAGAAGAAAGTTTGTCTTCATCAAAACCCACAAGACCGGGAGCTGTACTGCCGTGAACATCTTTCAGAGATATGCCATCAGTCACCATCTGTCTGTGCTGATGCCATCCGGAGGGCATCTGCTCGCCTGGCCCTTCCCTCCTGCAGAAGAGGACTATGTCCACACCCCAGATGAACAGTATGACGTCCTGCTGAACCACATGCGGTACAATAAAACATGGCTACGGAACAAGTTCTCGGCTGACACAGCCTACATCTGTAAGGAACGTTATATAGTAGATTTCAAACAATCCaaatag
- the LOC118429462 gene encoding uncharacterized protein LOC118429462 produces the protein MALDIKLLTVVLTVTSPLVYSARAQRSARSESPYISLGCWKDGANRAIPTLEGSDPRLDGSYRARANAIEKCYQVARSRGFPMFAVQHGGWCAGSADGLNTYNKYGPSTTCAADGEGGFWGNEVYKITAPTEYDKLQSEVEALARDLPLTLQELGLTSVVQDVQELKTDEYQGCYQDSYRHKFPRKVLTHSWMTIERCTGACRDADFNYAAVERSRRSWYFHDCHCGTEEDFNDLGERVCDGECNSRCRGNSRQKCGGWYKMSVYKIDAVPSCESGPRRVSPHWYQTSTTTTLQYRGGEDTRPFAFATPTLGGDRTIPVQSTLVNLEEDIEGFPNRYPATTAEGMPDLVSDYRALLASFQAPGLELTPGTNTTLKLDQHFTIKSYPCSLEYSPTEGRGKRAVTTNIKVVSYRPFKVMIQICIY, from the exons ATGGCGCTGGATATAAAGCTACTGACAGTGGTGTTGACAGTGACGTCACCTCTGGTGTACTCGGCGAGAGCTCAGCGCTCTGCAC GAAGCGAAAGTCCGTACATCAGCCTGGGTTGCTGGAAGGACGGAGCCAACCGCGCCATTCCGACGCTCGAAGGGTCAGATCCACGTTTAGATGGCAGCTACAGGGCACGAGCCAACGCCATAGAGAAGTGTTACCAGGTAGCACGTTCTCGTGGTTTCCCCATGTTTGCTGTACAGCATGGCGGCTGGTGTGCTGGGTCTGCTGATGGGCTCAACACCTACAACAAGTACGGACCTTCCACAACCTGTGCAGCGGACGGCGAAGGCGGATTTTGGGGGAATGAGGTCTACAAGATTACAG CCCCTACAGAGTATGACAAACTTCAGTCGGAAGTAGAAGCGTTGGCACGAGACCTCCCCCTGACTCTGCAAGAGCTGGGGCTAACCAGTGTCGTACAAGATGTGCAGGAGCTGAAAACTGACG AATACCAAGGATGTTACCAGGATTCCTATCGTCACAAGTTTCCAAGAAAGGTGTTGACGCATAGTTGGATGACTATTGAGAGGTGCACAGGTGCATGCAGGGATGCCGACTTTAACTATGCCG CCGTTGAGCGCTCCCGTCGAAGCTGGTACTTCCACGACTGTCACTGTGGGACAGAAGAGGACTTCAACGACCTGGGTGAGAGGGTGTGTGACGGTGAATGTAACAGCCGTTGCCGTGGCAACTCACGACAAAAGTGCGGTGGTTGGTACAAGATGTCCGTGTACAAGATTGACGCAG TTCCAAGTTGTGAGAGCGGGCCTCGGCGAGTCAGTCCTCACTGGTACCAAAccagcaccaccaccaccctgCAGTACAGGGGGGGCGAGGACACGAGACCCTTCGCCTTTGCAACTCCCACTCTGGGTGGAGATAGAACGATCCCAGTCCAAA GCACACTGGTGAATCTGGAAGAGGACATTGAGGGCTTCCCGAACCGCTACCCCGCTACAACTGCAGAGGGCATGCCTGACCTGGTGTCTGACTACAGAGCTCTGCTAGCCTCGTTTCAGGCCCCTGGACTGGAGCTGACACCAGGGACTAACACCACACTGAAGCTGGACCAACACTTCACCATTAAGTCCTACCCCTGTAGTCTTGAATACAGCCCTACTGAAGGGCGTGGAAAAAGAGCAGTGACCACAAATATTAAAGTCGTCAGTTACAGACCTTTTAAAGTGATGATACAAATTTGCATTTACTAA
- the LOC118429329 gene encoding neuronal acetylcholine receptor subunit alpha-10-like yields the protein MAVRLWSLHYIYWDDEYLTWNASEHGGVDSLTIHSADIWRPDIFLYNNIAKTYGAIEPITDVTVTSAGRVSYLHPAIYTSACQVDITRFPFDKQECILEFGSWIYSSSKVNISLVNPSAGLSIFTQNVEWILNKAPMERKVAFYPCCTEPFVTIFLTMQLERRPFFYMFNMVAPCIILMILNVFGFCIPPDTGKRLAFFVTILLALVVFQKVLSDSLPKTSITTPQLGQFFAATIALVGFSCLASIMVIRMSYSGPPARPLPRWLRLVLLRYLARLFCMNTITEEKHVLPPAKDGVYKASDNETIRQKETPNLALDLSLREIVCHSREYSAHARERSEKKKDQDEWKMAALVLDRALMFVVGGATITVCVVLLR from the exons ATGGCAGTGCGGTTATGGTCGCTTCACTACATT TACTGGGACGATGAGTACCTGACATGGAATGCCTCAGAACATGGAGGTGTGGACTCATTAACCATTCATTCTGCTGACATCTGGAGGCCTGACATCTTCCTCTACAACAA CATAGCTAAGACCTACGGTGCCATAGAGCCTATCACTGATGTTACCGTGACCAGTGCAGGACGGGTGTCGTACCTACACCCAGCCATCTACACCAGTGCATGCCAAGTGGACATAACAAGGTTTCCATTCGACAAGCAG GAATGCATTCTGGAGTTTGGGTCTTGGATTTACTCCAGCTCCAAAGTGAACATATCCCTGGTGAACCCCAGTGCAGGCCTCAGCATCTTCACCCAGAATGTGGAATGGATCCTGAACAAGGCACCAATGGAAAGAAAG GTAGCCTTCTATCCCTGCTGCACCGAACCCTTTGTCACTATCTTCCTTACCATGCAACTGGAGCGTCGGCCCTTCTTCTACATGTTCAACATGGTTGCACCCTGTATCATCCTGATGATCCTGAACGTGTTCGGGTTCTGCATACCCCCGGACACCGGAAAGCGGCTGGCCTTCTTCGTCACCATCCTGCTGGCTCTCGTCGTCTTCCAGAAGGTTTTGTCGGACTCTCTGCCCAAAACTTCCATAACTACTCCTCAGTTGG GTCAGTTCTTCGCTGCCACCATCGCGTTGGTTGGCTTCTCGTGCCTGGCTTCCATCATGGTGATCCGAATGTCCTACAGTGGTCCGCCCGCCCGCCCTCTACCCCGCTGGCTCCGTTTAGTTCTGCTACGCTACCTGGCTCGCCTCTTCTGTATGAACACCATCACGGAGGAGAAACATGTGCTTCCTCCCGCCAAAGATGGTGTCTACAAAGCTTCGGATAACGAGACCATCCGACAAAAGGAAACTCCAAATCTGGCCCTCGATCTGTCTCTGCGCGAGATTGTGTGCCACAGCAGGGAATACTCGGCCCATGCACGAGAAAGGAGTGAAAAAAAGAAGGACCAGGATGAGTGGAAGATGGCGGCTCTTGTGCTAGACAGGGCTCTGATGTTTGTCGTTGGCGGGGCGACCATTACTGTTTGTGTGGTCTTACTCCGCTGA